The genomic region AGGGAGAGATGATTTCAGAGAGGGGTGTTGGCCAAGATGACCTCCTCCGTCCCAAATTTCCCCCGCGATCCCTACGCTACGAGAAACGTGTgggctttattttcttccatcagaCAGGCACAGGTCCTCTCGCCGCTTGTGGAAATCTCTTCAGGAGCCATCCTTGTTATTTGTGAGACTTTGATGCCAGAGAGGACTGGATGGGCAGCTGGCAGAAGGTTTGTTTTTGACTTCGGAAGCGTCTGGACTTGCCCTGGTGTTTGTGTCTCTGCAGTCTGACTCAAGCCCTGCCGAGGCCAAGGGGAAGCATCCCAGGAGCTTTGCAGATATAAAGTTGCCACTCTCCGAGGGATAAACTTCTGGTAGCACATCTCCTCATCCGTGTCTCTTCCTTCTGATCTGCCAGTGAACTTCCACCGAGCAGACTTTATTTTAACGATGGTTATCCAGgcatacacaaacacatttcatcCCGCCgatgctccctgcagcaccatcAAAACCCGTTTTGGCACACAACCTTCTCCACCTGCCaaattcccttccctttccttgggCAGCGCCCAGGCTGTGCCTATTTGCCTCTGTTGGCTGCTCTGCTATGGCTCCTGCTGGTTTGGCTGCCTacacctctttattttttttaatgctgctggGACCCCGCCTTGCCAAGGCTGCCCACAGCCTCCATGGTGCCTTCCTTTCCTAACCCAAATACGACAAAATTGTCAATGGAATCTATTACTTTGAGAAAATAACTGTTGTTATTGAAGGATAAGGATAAAGTTTATAGGGGGAGGCAGGACTTTGCATGAGATCAGCTGATAGGAAAACCAGACAAGCTTTTGGCCACGCAGGTCTTTGCGTAGGGCACTCGGCAGAGCTCGGTGAGCAGATTTCTCCGTGGCCTCCTCATGCAAGGGCAGCTCCCTCCGCAAGGTTTGCAATTTGTAAGCCAAGGAAACGCTTTCAGTAAGCCATAACTTGCATAACAAGGACTccccaagcaaaaaaaaaaaaaaaaaaaaaaaggttgtttgtCTTCAAAGAAATACTTTTGGAGAGCTATTTTGTGGTAAGTCACTCAACATTACTGATCCTCATTAgattagaaaagtacaggctttCCCTCCAGGAAAAGTATGTAAGTGTTGGAATTTCTAACGTTAGAAATGATTGAAACTGAGGGGTTTGAAATGGTAATTTTTCCTATGGCTGAAATTTAGTAGACGacagttttctttcccatgtCCGTTCTCATTACTTATCAGAAGCGCGGGCGTGATTTACATCCCTCGCGAGCGGGGTGGAAAGGCTGATTCCTGCCTCCCACCTCCTCCGCCTCAGTGCTCAGCCTTTCCCAAACACCTTCACTGCCACCTTCTGCCTGTGCTGAGCTCACAgctcagttgttttttcttaccCTGCAAGATTCATAGTGTGTGTCCCAGTCAAACGTGGAATACAAAGAAGAAACCACGTGTGCGCGGTCACGTTGGTCTGTAAATTCAATTTGTTTCGAGCTGCTCTCTATTTCGGCTGCTGGTTGCCTTGTACATAATTCCTGCCTTCGACTGAGAGGATGGGAGCCCTGCACTGATGTTCCTTGCGAcccacaaaaccaaaatactttGCTCAGCCACTGGCCAACCATTAGCCACAGGCGTTTGTTTGCCCAGGTTTGCTCGACAGCCTGAGCGATGCCGGCAGGGGCTGAAATAAGCAAagggaggctggggaagggaagtTTCGGCTGTGGGTCGTTATAGGTCTGTGTGTCTCCCCTGAGTTCAGAGAAGCTGCCCTGATTCATACCTGGTGGGATCTGTTCCAGGTTGTTGTATGAACTGGGCTGGTCGTGTCTGTGACCCCTATGGCCTAGGAAAAAGACATCCAGGTGACACCTCTCTGTGGCTTATAGATAGatggaaaatatcttttttttcttttttttttttttcctttccagttgaAATATCAGTTAACATCACttccaggcaggagcagagacCCTCTTACCAGCCCTGGGAACCTCTGAAGGGCTCCCACCATCCCCTGGAAATGGCCAGAGCAACTCTCGAACATCCAACCCCCAATCTTTTGCCAGAAAGCCAGTCCTCCCAGGCTTGAGAGACTTCGTGCACCCAAGAAAAGGTTGGGAATTTTTTCCCCGCACTGTACAGATGGTTTCCCACGGCACGGCTAGGGGAACAGTGGCATCTGGTGTTCGCTCCGCTGTCCTACAGCCACCACTTCCCAGCTGGGTGCTTGCAGGTTTCACCGGGTGCAGGCAGGATTTGGGGCCCTGGTGGCACCCGAGACCTGTCAAATACATCTGCTgaggggtgctgtggggtgtaCGGGAGGCTGAAACCCAGCTGAACGGCAGCTAGGGGTGGAGGGATGTCCTCTGTGTCTGCACTGCTTTCAGGATCTGAGCATCTCTGCAATTTAGTCTCACGTTTTCAAACACCCCAAATGCAAAAACTGCCCAGGAGCCTCTCCCCTGCCAGTGTCGGTGACTTTAATGCACCCAAAGCTTGCGATGAGTTTAGTTGGGAGATTTTTGTGTACCTGTGTTCCAGGTGGTGCATCCTCTACTGCCCATCTCTGGGGCACAGCCAAAGCCTCGCTGCAAGACAAACTGAGCCAAGcttccttctcctgccagcacagcaagGAGCCCAAATCCGAGCAAACCGAAAGGAAAAGGTGCGTTTCTCCCTGGTAATTTCTATGCAAATTGGAAAAGGCAAATTACTCTCTTCATTTTGGGAACTGAAATCCCGTTCATCAGCCTGCACATGCACGAAAGACAGGGTGTTTCCTGCAGAGATGGACAGAATGACCAGCCTGAGCTTGGACCTCTGGGGAAACAATTACTGCTGGCTTTCACGTTTCAAGTTGTCAAATTTCTTACTTTCACCAAAGGCTATTCTGCAATGTTTGCCCTATCCTCTTAGCCAGGTTTAGGCAGAAGAGTCGGGATTGACACGAGGTGACCGGTACGTAACTTGGTGCACGAGTGCCTCAGCCTGGTCACTTCCCCCTACATCACAGAAGGGAGCCCAAGGCCGAGGAGCACCTCAGGTGGCTTTACATAACACGTAGAAGTACAAAATGACAATATCCCAGGGGCTGCCTTTTGCATGGTGCTGTGTACCTTGGCACGGGTTTGCTCCGGCTGCCGGATCTCCCTGTTCTGCAACAAGTTTGTTCAGACCAAACCCTCCAGCGCAAGAGTTAACGTGCACTagggtttgtttattttctattaaaccACGGGAGGCTTTCCAAAGTGCAGCTCAacttttgctaaaaaaaatagaaaaaaaaaataaatcagtgggAACTGGGCACTGAGCTCCAAATCCCattgaaattcatttcagtCCCCATCATCTTCTACAGAGGCTTTGGGTCTTAGGCTGGAAAATGACCTTTCTCTTGCAAGTCAACAGGTAAGTTGTTTAAGTGTGTAAAGAACAGGTTGCAGAAGCCCACGCTCTACAAATACCTCAGCCCTTTTGCTATCAGCAGGCGAGATAAATGTTGTTTCCTGAATAGGGTCAGAGAGAGAGCAAGAAACCTCGCTTTTGTAccatgttttgtttattaaattcAGTTCTCATTGATGTCCAGagctgagaaaaatgtttcccagGAAGACTGACAAGCAGAAAcgtttcataaatatatatatatatttcaaactCTGTAggtataaacaaataaaagctctATATTGCTGTTTTGGGAGGTCCTAAGCAACCAGCATTTTCATCTGGTCCGTTAGCAGCAAACGTGATAACCAGTGATGAACTTCCACTTCTTTTTAAGTGGTGAAAtccagtgttttaaaattattgctcATTatcagacacacacacacacacacacaaagatacGAAGGGTGTCCATTTAACATCTTCATGAAGAGCAGTGACCGTATCCCCGGACAGCACGTGCAATTTTGTGGTGCTGTTCCTATTGCAATCAAGACCCGAATGTTCAGAAATGAATGGAGACGTCGGTGTGACCAGTCTGAGGGCGTTACAGGAGAACATTTCTCAGCAGGTCCCACCACGGAGCCTCCCTAAAATCTACCTTTGTTTACAGCGTCGGGCTGAGCATCCCTCGAGGGAAACGCCTCCAAACTGCTCACTGCCGGGGTCCCAGCACCCAACTGAACGAGGCTCCAGCCGTgagctcctctcctgcaggagctgggaccaGCCCGGCGGGGACGAGGATGAGGAGCAGCACGCAGAGCAGTGTCCCGAAGTTGAAGACGACCGAggtattttcccttcctctccgGTTCTCCTGAATGGgagggctgagggaggtggCTGATACCACGAAGGGAGCAACGTGGCTCTCCTCACCGGAGACATCCCACCTTTTTCAGCAGCAATTCCCCCCGTGCCCACCAGCCGGTGGCCCCCCACCAGGACAAAGccgcagcagctcctgctcccttctCCTGGAGCACCTTGGGGTCCACCAGCCCTTTTCCCATACCCTCCCCACGGAGCACccccagctctcagctctgctccgGGCAGCCCGCTCGCTTCTCGGCAGGGAAACAAGGAAGGGCACTACTCGTGCTACAAGCCCTTGGCAGGGAAACTTGGTCCCAGGGGAGGGAATCCCGCTGTAGCACCAGCGAGGCGTGCTCCTCAGGCCATCCCGGCGGAGACCTGCTTTTCATCCACCCGTTCCACGCTGGCCCTCTTTGGGTACACCACGCTGGCCATCTTGAAGAACTCATCCGCAGCGTCCAGAGCTATGAGCCGGTCCTGCCAAAGCAACAGGGTTTTACAGTCAGTGCGAGCTGCCTGGTTGGGGTCCTCCCTCTGTGGCTCTCAGGTTAAGCCAGGCATGAGCTCTAATCTTCTCCCAACTCATTAACAGGCTACGAGAGCACCCTTTGGGAGCACAGCACCTTTGGGAGCAAGTTGATGGTGCTACAACATGTCTCCAAGGAGCTACAGGCGCAAGATCTGATGGGGATGCCCCAGATGCCACCAGGTACTTGAATTTCCTTCCACCTACCTGCTCCCCTGTCCTTGAGCCCATTTTCAGAGCcggggtggcagggagggaggcacaCTCAGAGCTACTCACCACCACGAAGAGGTAGCGCTCGGAGAGCTGCCAGCTGGTCGGGAAGATGTTTGTCTCTTCGGACAGCTTTAGCAGGATGTCCCGGGCTTTGCCCATGTTCTGAGAGTCGCTGATGATGCTGAGTTTGGTCACGGACAGGAGGGAGTCTGCTTCCTTCTGGAAACCTGGGGAGGAGATGTTAGAGAAAGGAGCCAAATGTACGGAGAGCAGGGGCCATGCCTGAGCACTGAATCCCCTTGCCAAGTTCCTCGTTCCCCCTCCACCCcgggctgctgctttccctacATACTAAAACAAACCAGAGTTTTCCACAGCAAGCTCCATGGCTGCACTTGGGGCAGGCACGAGCTTGCTGCCTGGAGaataaacattcagaaaattcaGAGCAAGTAGCTAGTTTTCCACAGGAGGGCCACGATCGCCCCACCCAAACCCTGGGTGTTGATTCAGCTCCTGCATGCTCCTGAGGTAAGTGGTGCAAGAGCTTTCGGGGCTGGCGGGGCACCCCAGTGAGTACAGCAGTATGTGGGTGGTAAGTTGTAAGTGAGAGTGATAAAAAACCTCTGGCAGTAATGAACGCACGTGAGATCGTTCCCGTAGCAGTCAGCATCTCTTATAAGAAAAGGTacccagggaaggaaaagggaggaggatGAATCAGGGCGGTGAGCACGTAATCGCTACCACTAACTCAGCTCCAGGGAGCTGGTGGTGATGCATCTTATCTGGAAATGTTTACAGGGAAAAGAGCGACGGTCTTATGATTAAAACACAGGTGTAGCTAGCGCAATATAGCAGGTTTCGCTTCTGCTTTCACATCACTTTGCTACGGCCAAAAGATCCCAGGCCTTGAGCTTCCCACCCTTTGCAAACCAACTCTGGAGCCACTGCAGATGCGAGGGAGATGTGGCTGCTCGGGAGGGCCTTTGCCAACGACCAGGGACAGATTCAGGACCTGGGAGAGTCTTTCTCAACACGCAGGGGTATGTGTAGATGTAGGGACCAAGTGATCTCTCCCACGTGTGGTCTGCACAGGCTGTGGAGCACCCAGGGGCGTGAGCCAAGGAGGAAAACTAGAGGTATCTGTGATCTGATCTGGAAGGAATATTCAGTTCTCCCTGCTTATCTTGTTTATAAAACACGGGGAAGCTCCCAGGTAGTCCTGCTAAGCTTGCAGAAGGAAACTAGACAGGGATGACTGCGCGTTGCTGGGCTTGAGGGGCTCTCCTGGacccctgcctcctgctggccGTGCTCCCTGGGCTTTCCAGTCGTGGGACCTCTCACTCAGCACCACAGAAATGACATCGTTTTGTCCTTCAGCTTACCTAAATCCTCCAAAATGTGTTTCCACCTGCTTCTCACTTCTTTCCGGGTTTGCCGTAAGGTATAGATATCATAGTTGAGCTTCTGCCATTCCTGCAAAGCAAAGAGATAACATGGTCAGGTATTTGCACGCGagggggggctctgctgcttttctagGAATTTCAGCTTCTAAAAATGAAGCCAGAGCTAAACCAGTGATGCTGGCAGCGAGGGATCGCTGTGAAGGTCAGTGGCCAGGCCTTTGTTGCCTCTGGGAGAAGTTATGCTGAGCAAGGAAGGATATTTTAGCTTGGCTTTTGGCACAGCATCTCCGTATCTCCTTAGCACAGGCTGAGCAGGCTTCCAGATCCCTTGAGCTGGGGTCACAGCATTTGGCCTGGGTGTTGCCGGTGGCCGAGGTGGGCTCCTTGGTGGGACGGGGAGAGCACGAACCTGCTGCCGTGCTCGGTGCTGGCCATGGTGGTGCTGTCCTGGATGGAGAACGACACGAACCAGAGCCCTTTTTTTACCCCAAACCCTGACACCCCAGCTGGTACCAAAACCTCAGGCTGTGAAAACACCTTAATTGACCCTTGCAGCTTGAGAAAGCACGAGCACATAGTAATAATTACCTTCTACAGCCTATTGCAACACCTTGTTCGCATACCCGCGTGGTTAAACTGGCACGGCACATTTCTACTAGCTGCTGACAGCCTGCAGAAAACTGAAAGTTGCTGCTTTGCAtggtcacacacacacacggtgTCCTCTCCAAAGGGCTC from Aythya fuligula isolate bAytFul2 chromosome 6, bAytFul2.pri, whole genome shotgun sequence harbors:
- the MREG gene encoding melanoregulin, with protein sequence MGLGAWLRSLGGCCGCCGGEAAAPEKEPLLSNNNPYASFGATLARDEEQNLWSTPHDVTHTEADDDRVLYNMIVGRSQLDKDSEEWQKLNYDIYTLRQTRKEVRSRWKHILEDLGFQKEADSLLSVTKLSIISDSQNMGKARDILLKLSEETNIFPTSWQLSERYLFVVDRLIALDAADEFFKMASVVYPKRASVERVDEKQVSAGMA